AAGGATAAAGTATGGTGTGAAACTAATAATTTCTTATAATTCAAAGAAAAGCACCCCTTTTACAAGGGGTGCTGGCGCTATATTATTGCAGAAATTGTTGAACCGCTTGGTTCACGAGTTTACCATCGGCGCGACCTTTGACCTTAGGCATCAGTGCGCTCATGACCTTACCCATTTCACTTTTCGAAGAAGCACCGGTTTCCTGGATGGTCTGCTGTACAATTACTTTAATTTCTTCTTCGGAAAGTTGCTCGGGAAGATACTTAATAATAATCTCGATTTCTGCCTTCGTACTCGCGGCAAGCTCATCGCGACCCGCTGATTCAAATTCTTGGAGGGCATCTTTGCGCTGTTTGATTTCACGACTAAGGATATCAAGCACTTCGTTGTCGTCCAATGTTCTCTTCAAATCTATTTCAAGATACTTTATTGTAGAACGAACCATTCGAATCGTGGAGAGCGTGAACTTGTCCTTACTCTTCATCGCTTGCTTCATATCTTCGTTCAATCTCTCGCTAAGATTCATGCGTGGGTAATCCTCCTAAAACTTTCTCTTACGAGCAGCCTCAGACTTCAGCTTTTTCTTAACGCTTGGCTTTTCGTAATGTTTGCGTTTCTTCACCTCAGCCAAGACACCATCTTTTGCGATGGAACGTTTAAAGCGACGAAGTGCAGCATCAATTGTCTCGTTTTTGCGAACTTTCGTTTCAGACACAGTTTCCCCTCCCTCCGACCATACCGTCCAAGAGCATAACACGGTTTATCAAATTCCATTATAGGTCAAACGGAAATAGGGTGTCAACCTTCGTGTTATTCTTTTTTTCTGGCAAGTTCTTCAACATTTAATGATTGTACTTATGCGTGAGAAGCTGAGTTTCCTGTAAGAGCTCCCAGCTTGGCCCCACCAAGCAAGTGATAATGAAGATGAGGCACAGCTTGTCCACTATCCGGACCACAATTATTGATCAAACGATAACCAGACTCAGCAATCCCAAGATCGATAGCGATCTGTTGCGCTACACTGTGAATTTCTGCGATCAGCGGAAGATCCTCAGGTGTGACATCATTCATGGAAGCAATGAACTTCTTTGGAATGATCAACACATGTACCGGTGCAGCCGGCTCGATGTCGTAGAATGCAAGAATACGTTCGTTTTCAAATACTTTTTTGGAAGGAATAGTACCCTCAATAATTTTGCTGAACACGGTCTCCATAGCGTACTTGCCTCCTAAAAATTGGTGAAATTTTGCTTCATCATAAGATAATCATACAGGATAATCACCAATTACGAAAGACGCCAGGAGATTCAACATCCACACTCTAAAACTGTATCTATTACAGAATGAAATTCCTTAAACAATTAAGTCGTTCTATAAAAACACCCGTGGGTCTAAAAAAGGCAAAAAAAAGAGAAACACCCTTCACAGCTTATAAAGCTGATTCGGCGGCGGACGTATGAAAAGGAGTACATTCCCTGTCATACGTCCGCCGAGGTGTTTCTAAAGTAATGTCGGCTTAGCTGTATTATAACAGCGTGATGATACTGTATCTGTGATATCAATCACAGAGTTTAAAATCCTTCACATTTTTTCCAAAAGGATACGAGATCCTCCTCCGCCCTGTTCAGCAGGAACTACTACCAGCTTACGCGGCAATCTTGCACGAAGCTCTGGAACGTGGCTGATAATACCAACCGACAGCTGATCGTTATGCAATCTTTCAAGTGAAGTAATCACTGTATCCAGCAGTTCTGGATCGAGCGTACCAAACCCTTCATCCAGAAAGAAAAACTGCAACGGATATTGTCCCCGGAGCTGGATCTGAGCTGAAAGAGCAAGTGCCAGGGAAAGGGATGTGAGGAAGGTCTCTCCACCAGACAGAGTTGAGACAGGTCTTCTCACCCCGCCGTTCCCATCATCTCGGATTACAAAGCCGCCACCCGAATCAACCTCCAGCGCATAACGCTGTTTGCTCAGGAAACGAAGCCGCTGAGAAGCGGACTGACACACCTGCATCAACTGCTCCTCCGCAATGTACTCAACAAAGGCATTCCCACGTAAGACAGTCTGCAGTTTGGATAGCTGATCTTGCAAAGAAGCGTGATCAATCCGCTGAGCTTCAAGCTCCATCCAGCGAATATGCCGATGCCGCAAATCCTCCAGATCACGCTCTGCACGCGCTCTAGCCTGTAGAGATATTTCATCCTCAGTCTTGCTTTCTCTCAAGGTGCTCTGGCTTACTTGCCATTCCTCTTCACTTAAGCTGGCCCCGTCAAGCTTCTCTTCAATGTTACGCAGCTGCAAGGAGACCTCAGCTTCTTCGGCACGATGAGCACGTACCCTGGAAGAAGCGATTTCCCGTTCTTCGGGTGTGAGCGCTGCTCCTTCAACCTCAGCAGCTGAACTAAACGGTGAAGATGCCAAGCTTTGTTCCCAATGACTGGTAGCTGCTGCGTAATGTTCACGCGCAGATTCTGCAGCCTGGCGAGAAATCGCAGCTTCCTTAACCTCATGCTGAGCCTTCTCCGCCGCTGTGAGATGTGATTGCTTACTTGCCTCCAGAGCCGTTAACAATTCCTGCAGACGTCCTTCACACGCCGCTAGAAGAGGAGCTGCCGCGCGACCATTCGTCCACTCCAGTAGACGCTGATCTTTTTCACGTTGCAATTGTTCCTTCCCTTCGATCTGTGTGATCCACTGGGCCAGCTCTTTGTCCAACCCTGTTATGGTCTCTTGAAGGCTCTGCACTGAAGCGCTCTTCTCTTCCAGAAACTTGACGCTGATATCAAGACGCGATCTAATTTCTTCAGCTTGTGCATCCTTCGCAACCAGCTCACGATATGCTTGTTCTACTTCACCTGGTGCCAAATCCGGGAATTGCTGTGCCCAGTTCTGCCGCATCGTCGTTAGCTGCGCGCTGAGTTCCTCAGCTTTGGCAGTAATTCCTTCCACCCAGCTACGTTCACCATCGACACCTGCTGCTTCTTTGAGGCACAGCTGCTGAACCTCCTGCATTGATTGCTGCCATTGTACCGCAGTTCGGCGCAGTTCACCGGACTGACCCTTTAATGCCAAAAATGTAGCTTCAAGTTCTGACAATTCTTTTTCCCCGGGAATAGACACATCGGTTGGAGGAACTTCAGCAGTACGGACTTCTGAACCTGCAGCTGCAGGGTGATTTGCCGCTTCAATAACTTCATTTCCAAATACCTGCTCCAGCCATACCTGATCCTGTTCACGAAGACCGCGGAACAGATGACGAGCTTCTAATGCCCGTCTGGATAACGCCCGGACTTGCTGAAGCTTCATTTCCAGTTCCTGTTGCTCTAAGCTATTCTGCAAGAATGCAGGTGCAGGATGATGCTCACTGCCGCATACAGGACAAGGTTGCCCTTCTTCCAGCTCCTTAGCTAGTGCAAGGGACAATCTGTGAAGCTCTTGATCCTTCATAGCTGCTTCCAATGCACCGATATCTTGCTCCAGGCGCTCCGCTGCGGTGCGCGCAGCTTCTTCTGTTGCCAGCAGCTTCTCTTGATGCAGCGCCGCCTCGCGGATCAGTTGCCCGCGAGCAGCTTCCTGTGACTCGCGACGGCCCTCGGCCTCCGCGAGTCGCGCCTGCGCAGCCGCCAGGGCAGCGGCACGCTCGAGGCGCTCCTTCTCCGCCTTATCCCACTGGGATTCGGCGGAGTGCAGCCCTTGCAGTCTCTGCATCGCTTCTTGCAGAGACTGCCGCTCCTGGGAGCGGACACCGAGCGGCTGCAAGCTCTGCTGAAGCTCTTGCTGGCGCTTTTGGCCCTTGGCTAAAAGCTCACGCTCCCGAGCCATGCCCTCCCGCAGCTCCGCTAGCTTGCGGGAGGCCTCTTCGCGGCGCTCACGCAGAGCCGCGAGTTCGCGCCGTAGCGCCCCGAGCTCGGACTCGAGCTCGAGCGCGCGGCGGTAGGTGCCGGCCCCCTCCCGGAGGGCCGGCTCTTCCGCCGCAAGCGCGGCCTGCGCAGCAGCCGCGGCGGCAGCGGCACGCGCCGCCTCCTGCTCGGCGGCGGCGGCCAGCACCTCTTGGCCCTCCGCGCGGGCCAATCGGCTCTTAAAGGCTTCTTCCGCGCTGCGCCATGCTTTCAGCGCGGGAAGCCTTGCCTCGGCCTCGTCAGCTTGGCCGAGCTTCTGTTCAAGGAGGAGAATCTCCTCCTCCTTGGCGAGCAGCCCCTGCCGCTGCAATTCGCGGCGGGTCCGTTCCTCTTGGAGCTCGCGTATACGCGCGAAACGCTCCGAGACCTGCAGCGCCGCCTCCAGCTTTCGACGGCATTCCGCAGCATAAAGGGTGGCCTGCTCGAGGCGCTCCGCCGCTGCCTCTACATCCCCTTTGCCTGCGCTGCCAAGACCCTGTTGCTCAGCAATCAGCGCGCGGAGCGCCGCCTCATTCTCCTTCACCCGTCGGCTAAGCTTGATTGCAAGCTGATCGCCATACTGTTCCAGATGGAACAGGCGCTGCAGCATTTGCCGACGATCTACGCCACGAAGCGATAAAAATTCGGCAAATTTCCCCTGCGGCAATACAACCGCTCGCGTGAAATCATCCATTTTTAGACCGATATGCTCCTCCACGCAGCGCGTAACATCTGCGAGCTTATCCGCCATGACGTTATCCCCGTCAGGTGTAATCTCAATGAAACGGCTAATCGTGTTACTGACGGTTTGCTCACCTGTCCGTTTGAACTTCCGTTCAACACGATAACGATGTGCCCCAGCGGAAGAAGTGAGCTCAAAGGTAAACGCCACGCTGAGTGAATCCTCAGAGTGATTCATAATCCCCTGTGTTCCATTAACAGCGCGCTCCACTTTTCCGTACATTGCCAAAGTAATAGCATCTAGCAAACTTGATTTACCGCTACCTGTTGGTCCAAAGATCCCGAACAGCCCCGTCTCACACAGACTTTCAAAATCTATTTCTTGCATTTCTCTATAACTCTGTAATCCTGCTACTTTTAATAGAATAGGCTTCACCTTAGTTCTCCTCTCCTTCCTCTGGCTGACGCCGTTCTTCTTCGGTTAGCTGTAAGAAAAGTTCTATCAAGCTGTCTTCCGGCTCCGCTCCGCCTGTCTGACGCTGATAGAATTTACGGAATAACTCTTGCACAGGCATACGCGAACGGGAAATTTGTTCGAGCTCCATCTCCATTTGCGGGTAGATCGGACGAATATGAATGATCCCCTCGCGTGACTTGCGCAAGCGTTGAATATCGTTCATCGACATAGCCTCACTAAGCCGAATTTCCAAATCTATAAAAGCAGAGGCATCTCTGCCTTCATCCAGCCAGGTATATACCTCCTGTAATCCGCCAGTGGAACTCCATCGTACAAGTGGACGCCCACAACGAAGATAAATTTCTTCGAAGGTCGGTTCACCACCCGGCGCAACATCAATCAGCGTCACCGACTTGGCCTGTCCTGCTTCAGAAAAGCTATATGCCAGCGGGGATCCGCTGTAACGGATCATTCCTTCCCCCTTAACTCGCTGTGCGCGATGAAGATGACCCAGTGCCGTATATTGCGCTCCACAGGCCAAAGCAGAAGGATCAACAGTATAAGCTCCGCCCACTTGAATTGGACGTTCCGAATCACTTTCCACTCCACCAAGCACATAAATATGGCTCATCGCCAAATTCACGGTCTGTGGTGTGAATTCCCGTCCCAACAGCTGCATGAGCTTGCCTACCCGCGCGCTGTAAGCCAGTCGAAGCTCCTCTTCCCCGCTGTCTCCAGCAAGAAGTTCACCGAGACGTGCCTCCGAGGGATAGGGAAGGGCTGCGATTTTAGCAATCTCACCCGTACGCGCAGCATGAATAGTCACTGGCTCAGAAGTAGGAAGACCCACCAATGTAATCCCCTGTCTTAATACAAGCGGTGAAACAGAAGATACGCGCTCCGGTTGGTCATGATTTCCGGCGATCACAACAAGTGGTCTTCCCCCTGAAGTCAGCCTAGCAGCAGCTTCATAGAATAGCTGTTCTGAAGCCGCTGGTGGATTAACGGAGTCATATACATCTCCCGCCATCATAATCAAATCCACTTTATGAAAATCGGCGATCTCCACCAATTCATCTATGAACTGCTCTTGCTCCTTCTGCCGGCTTCTTCCTTCCAGCGTTCGGCCGAGGTGCCAATCTCCCGTATGCAATATCCGCATCTTCGTCCTCTTTCCCCGCTCTATGCGGCAATGAATAGATTTATAATTTCACAGCATGTCCGCCGTCAAAAAAGTACAGCCAAATTTCGCTGATCGGTTCTCCCAAAATATCATGTAATGCCTTGCTGTATAACTCTAGCTGAAAACGATATTTTTCCTTAAGCGCTTCTATCCCACCCTGATGTTCTAAAACAGAGTCCGTCTTATAGTCTAGCAGAATGATCCGGTCCTCTTCACGGAACAGGCAGTCAATCACCCCTTGGATCAGCACAGCTTCACTAAAGCTTTCATTATGATTCTCTGGGTTTAGCTCTGATACGGCTTTATTCATATAATCGAGCCCTCGATAAGCCTCCTCTGCAGGAACCATATAACTGAAAGGCATTTCTCTAAGCTTCCAAGAAGAATCTATTAATCTACGACCAAGTTCATTCGTATAAAAGGCCTCTATCTGAGCCGGTTCCACCGCCTCCACCTGCTCAGCAGTTAGAATAGCCACTCTCTCTAGTCGTGCTAATGTTTCTTCCACAACCTTAGGGTCAACTGAACCCTCAAGCGGAATATGCTGCATAACTGTATGGTAGGCTGTCCCGCGCTCCGCTGGGGTTAGACTGCGTTTCTCCATAAATTTCGGACGGCGTAAATGAAGACTGTCTGCTCCTGCCACATTTGTACGTTTATTGTTTTCTGTTGAGGTAGCAGGGCGGCCGCCTTCCTCTAGGAGATCATAAGAAGGCTGGTCCTGCATCGACAACAAAGCTTTTAACTCTGTAACAGAGGTTTTGGCAGGAATGCCAGAGGCAGCCGTATACGGATAAGGCCATTCTAGTCTTCTGGCAATCTCTTCGCTATTCTCTGATCTATAAACATTTACAGATGCACCTTTTTGAAGCGCCTTGAGTACAGTTAGACGTTCTTCTGCTTTGTCTTCAGCGTTATCCGCTGGAAGGAATGCCCCTGAATTCAGGTCCGAAGCATTCTGTACAGTGATGCTCCAGTTCGAGATATCGCTGTGCAGCACTGTCGAGACAGTACCTTCTGAACCACCTAGCTTACGAAGAATAGCCGCTGCCGGATGCCGGATCAATGCCGGTCCAACCCAGTCCAAATAGCTACGTCCCCGGGCTAATAAATGATCAGCAAGCAACAATTCTTCCCGATTCTGCACACTGCTCCAGCTAGCGATTTTCCTTGGTAAATCTCTTACGGTACCGACTAGAATCATCTTATCTCTCGGGCGAGTTAAAGCTACATATAATACCCGCATTTCCTCAGCCAATAATTCAAGTCGTGTACGACGATTAATAGCCAAATAAGGAAGCGTTGGGTAGCTGACACGTGTTTCCCGCTCCACAAAACGTGGTCCGAAGCCGAGTTCTTTGTGCATCAGGAATGGAGAGTGCAGATCCTGCCGATTAAACTGCTTCGCCATACCCGCTATAAAAACAACAGGGAACTCCAAGCCTTTGGATTTATGGATGGTCATTATTCTGACCCCATTGCCCTCTTCACCACCACCACCTGCTACACCAAGATCTCCGCCATTCTCACGAAGCCGTGAAATGAACACCAGAAAACGGAACAACCCACGCGCCGCAGTATCATTCTCAAATTGAACCGCCCGATCATATAAAGCCTTAAGATTGTTCTGGCGCTGCGAGCCTCCAGGCAGTCCTCCAACCCACTCCAGATAGCCGCTCTCACCATAAATACGCCAGATCAGCTCACTGAGACTGCCTTGTCTAGCTGCATCTCTCCAGCTATCAAGCTGTCTCAGGAAATTCTCAAGCTTACGCTTCAACTCTGGGTTGATCTGCGGTACAGCTTCACTTTCTGCTCCTACATCATGAACGCCATTGTCAAAAGAGGCCTCATTAGAGAACGTATTTATATCAGCTGTGCTTGCGGATTCCATTTCATGGGCTGAGAAAAGATCGTACTCTTCCTCAGTTGCTTTTACATCTTGCATGTTCACTGCCACTTTTACAGCACGATAGAAAGAACCATGGCTGCACATCCGAACCGTAGCCAATTCCTCTTCAGTTAAACCAACAACAGGTGACCGAAGCACGCCAGCGAGTGGAATATCCTGCTGAGGATTATCAACTATTTTTAAGAGTGAAAGTGCAATTTCTACTTCTGTGGCTTCAAAATATCCTTTATTCAGATCTCCATAAGCAGGGATTCCCTCCATCCGCAGCTCTTCGATGATTAAAGGGGTCCATATTCTCGCCGAACGAAGCAAAATCACGATATCACCATAAATCACTGGGCGCATAATCTTAAGCCCTTTATCATAAATCAGCAGCGGGGATCCGCCATTCAGGCCAGTCATCTGTGAAATACGCCGAGCAATCGCCCGTGCTTCCAGTTGCGCAGTCTCACTCTCAATGGCTTCACTCTCCTGAAGTGGAGTCTCACTGTCCTCAGAAGTCTCTTCTACTTTACCTGCTGCCGCTCCGCGATCGATCAATAATAGCTCCGGTGCAAAAAAAGTATCTGGCCCCTTCTCTGCTGCACCCGGGAAATTCGCACCATACACAAGCTCAGCACGTTCGTCATAAGTTATCTCCGCCACTGTCTCGTTCATAATCTGCCGAAAAATCATATTTACGGCATTTACAACCTCCATACGACTACGGAAATTACGTGCTAGATCGATAACCGAACCGCCGGACGATTCATTAGGCTTATCAGATAACTCGCTTAACTCGGATTCGCCTACTGTATTGCTGCCACCTCCGGCATTATTAGAGCCAAAGCTGCGGTATTTATCCAGGAACAGCCCCGGCTCTGCCAGACGGAACCGATAAATACTTTGCTTCATATCTCCGACCATAAATCGGTTACCAGGTGTTTCGCGGGAGATAAGCCGCACAATCTCTTCTTGCACACTATTCGTATCTTGATATTCATCTAACAGAACCTCATCGAATTGGGCACGGTACTCCATCGCTGCATCAGAAGGCAGGGAATGGCCCGGTAGAGAATCTGGATGACGTAAAATTTGCAGACAATAATGCTCCAAATCACTGAAGTCGACGAGACCCCGTCCTGCTTTTTCGACTCGGTAACGTTCACCGAACGCTATCACCGTCTCAGCAAGCTCTGCCATAAGAGGAGCCGCCTCATTCAGTTCTCGCAAAAAAACATCCGCAGGACGGCCAAACAATGCCTTCTGAAGATCTAAAATACTCTTCTTCACACTATCGCGCAGTTCTTTAACCATTTCCTGCAGTCCAGGATCTGTCGAATCCTTCTTACAAGCTTTCAATTTCCCAAAGTATACTTCCATGAAAATATCATATAATTCTGCCCATGGCCGTTCATTCACAGCCTCCTGCAATGCATTTACCATCTCAAGATCGGCCGTCAGATTCTCGGCATAAGGCGCCGGACCACCTGGCTGTAGCGCGATCTCTCGGCCTTGGATAAGCTGACTGGCTGCACCCGCAAGGGTCAGCTTCGCTTCTTCAAGAATACTTAGCACCCAAGGAGTCCGACCTAAGCTATCTGTGTCTGGTAATGAGAAATCAGCTGCGGTATCACGAAGCCACTGCTCTGGCCAAGGATGGCTGCGGGCATAATCATGCAGTCGCTGTATGAGCGCATGTACCGCATCATCGCTGCGTTCACCACTGAACCAGTCAGCAAGCTGTACAAATACACTATCCGCGCCATCTTCACCTACTTCACCGTATTTTTCCTCCAGTAGCTCTTGAAGCAGCTCCTGCCGCATCATCTCTGCTTCATGTTCGTTCAGTATACGGAAACCGGGATCTATAGGAATAATCTGATAGTAACGCCGAATCACTTCCAGACAGAAGGAGTGTAGTGTTGTAATCGAGGCTTTCCCGAGCAACGACAGCTGACGGCGTAAATGGTCATTATCTCCATTCTCCTCAAGCTCCCGATCGAGTGCTTCCCTAATCCGCTGGCGCATCTCGGCAGCAGCAGCTTTGGTAAACGTAGCTACTAGCAATCTATCTACGCTAAAGCCATTCTCTTCCTTGCTGATTTTGCGAATAATCCGTTCTACAAGTACCGCTGTCTTACCGGAACCTGCCGCCGCGGCAACGAGGATATCATCACCGCTCTCAGCAATGGCGCGCCACTGGTCATCACTCCATATGCTTCCTTCCGGTTTCGCTTCTATTTCAGACTTCATACTCACGGTGTAGTTCCTCCTTTGCGGGACAGCAGATCCCAAATAACGTCCTTCCCTGGCTTACCCAGATTGTTGTAGCCATTACCTTCCACGGCTTCATCGAACTGGCAGACGGGTCTAAAGGAACAGAATGTGCAGGCTGTCTCCTGCCCAATCCGGTATGGCTCAATCGCCACATCACCTTCCGTAATGCGTGTCCCGATATCCGAGATCGTTCCCCGAACGGATGATAATAAGTGCCCCCATTGCTCTGGTGTAGCTACAGAAGCACTACTATAAAAACTGCCATCAGCTTTTACTGCTACAGGCACGATAGAAGAATACCCTTTGTCTAAAGTCGTATCCATCAAGGATACGACCTCGCGGTCTGCTGTAAGCAGTCCTTTCATCTTGAAGCGTTTCAGCAATTCTTGTTCTGCCTGTTCCTTGTTCATCCCGTTAGATGAGGTTAACAGTGGGTCATGTACGTGAAAATACAGTGTCCCTGCTGGAAGCGCCGGTTGCCCGAGCCATTGCTCCGAGTACGTAAGCAGCACATCCAGATAGGTCAGCATCTGTAGCGATAATCCATAGTACACTTCATGCAGTTTGAGATCTTTTTGAGACGATTTATAATCAATTACTCGCAGAAGAATTCCATTCTCTCCACGGGCCATGTCTACACGGTCAATCCGTCCAACAACCTCCATCACACAGCCATTCGGCAGCGTAATTCTTAAAGGAGGCAACTCCTTATCCGGTCCAAAATCCAGCTCCAGCCCTACCGGCTCAAAGCTACCTCGGCGGGCATGCTCGCCCAGAATCACAGAAGCACGTCCAACAATGTTTTTTAGCTTGCGGGAAATGTATCCGTAACGTTTAGAGCTCATCAGAATTTCACCCTGTAGCATCGGCGATAAACGTTCTACCGTTTCACTTGCCTCACGCCGACATTCCTCTGGAGACAAGCTTCCCCAGCCGCGGCCCTCTTCTTTCAGTCTTACCGCCATGTCACTTAACGCAGCATGGAACAGTTGTCCAATATCAGGTGCTTGCAGCTTATATAGCTGGCGTTCCTTCAATCTAAGTCCATAGGATGCAAAATGGGAGAAGGAGCAAGCAACAAACTTCTCCATCCGGGACACACTGCCACGCAGTGTCGATCCCCCATACAATCGCAGGCTAGTACCTCGCTTTAGCTTCGTTCCCTCATTACGATAAAACAATGAACTGAGCAGACGTTTCAGTTCGAGGCTTCGTTTCTCATCAGACGCAAACCAATTATAAACATCCCACCACAATACAGGTATCTCGGTCCCTTGACGCCACTGGCGTAGCTGCATAATCAATGCACGAAGACTCTGTTCTGGATGACCAATGTAACCCAGGTGAATGGAATCTCTGACTTCATCTGGTAGTCCCGCAGAGGGAAGTGTGGATAGGATGTGCTCATGAACCCTTGGGAACATTCTATGCAAATGACGGATTACCTCAGAGGGAAGAAGCGCCTTGCCCTCATCATCAGCAGTGGCGTAGCTAATCCAGAGCTTTCGACTTCCTGTCGTTAGCGCATTATAGATCAAAAACCGCTCGTCCAGCAGCTTACGAGAAGCACCAGGAGCAAGCTCCATACCGGCGTTCTCAAGCACAGAGCGTTCGCCTTCCGAGAGAATTCCATCTTCCTTAAACTGCGCAGGCACAACACCTTCATTAAATCCAAGCAAAAAAGCGTATTTAACTCCCGTTGGTCGAGTCCGATCCATGTTACCAACCAGTACTTGATCGAGCGCGGGAGGAACAAGTCCCATCTTAAGCTCAGCAAGTCCTGTCTCTAGGACTCCGGTGAACACATCAAATTCAAGTCTTTCGTTGCCCATCATTTCAACGATCTGATCAAGCAGATCAAGCACTGCACCCCACAGCTGACTATGTTCTCTAGCCTTCTCGGGTTGCCCCTTCTCCATAGAATCAACACTAAGTTTCTCCAGCTTTCGAGCAACATCCGTCTCATCCAGCAGCTTGTACACGGCGGTACAAAGTTCAAGACCGCTTCTACTCTTCTGTATCCGTTTCTCAAAAGCAAATAGAGGACCCGTTATACTGGCACGGCATCGTTCCATCGTAGCAAGCAGTTCTTCATCCATCTGTCTGCCGCCTTCCAGCGACAAGCTAGGAATTCCTTTCCAAGAACGGCCATCCGTCCAGCGATACCCTTGAATCCCACAAGCCAGCACATAATTCTCTAAATCATCCATATCCTCACGCGTAATACTCCCGTCCAGCGGCAGCAAAAGCTCTGTCTTTACGCAGCGGAAAACATCCTCGAAGCGCCAGCGTCGACGCACTACATCCAATGCGGAACGTACAAACTCTACCAATGGATGATGCAGCTCATTTACCTTCTGGTCCAGAAAAAATGGCACTCCATAATCTTGGAACAACGGTTTAATCAGCTGTTCGTAATCTCCAATATTACGCATTAATACGGCCATTTCACCATATTTTGCACCTTCATCTCGTGCCAG
This Paenibacillus sp. FSL R5-0345 DNA region includes the following protein-coding sequences:
- a CDS encoding GatB/YqeY domain-containing protein, with amino-acid sequence MNLSERLNEDMKQAMKSKDKFTLSTIRMVRSTIKYLEIDLKRTLDDNEVLDILSREIKQRKDALQEFESAGRDELAASTKAEIEIIIKYLPEQLSEEEIKVIVQQTIQETGASSKSEMGKVMSALMPKVKGRADGKLVNQAVQQFLQ
- the rpsU gene encoding 30S ribosomal protein S21, with translation MSETKVRKNETIDAALRRFKRSIAKDGVLAEVKKRKHYEKPSVKKKLKSEAARKRKF
- a CDS encoding histidine triad nucleotide-binding protein: METVFSKIIEGTIPSKKVFENERILAFYDIEPAAPVHVLIIPKKFIASMNDVTPEDLPLIAEIHSVAQQIAIDLGIAESGYRLINNCGPDSGQAVPHLHYHLLGGAKLGALTGNSASHA
- a CDS encoding AAA family ATPase; protein product: MKPILLKVAGLQSYREMQEIDFESLCETGLFGIFGPTGSGKSSLLDAITLAMYGKVERAVNGTQGIMNHSEDSLSVAFTFELTSSAGAHRYRVERKFKRTGEQTVSNTISRFIEITPDGDNVMADKLADVTRCVEEHIGLKMDDFTRAVVLPQGKFAEFLSLRGVDRRQMLQRLFHLEQYGDQLAIKLSRRVKENEAALRALIAEQQGLGSAGKGDVEAAAERLEQATLYAAECRRKLEAALQVSERFARIRELQEERTRRELQRQGLLAKEEEILLLEQKLGQADEAEARLPALKAWRSAEEAFKSRLARAEGQEVLAAAAEQEAARAAAAAAAAQAALAAEEPALREGAGTYRRALELESELGALRRELAALRERREEASRKLAELREGMARERELLAKGQKRQQELQQSLQPLGVRSQERQSLQEAMQRLQGLHSAESQWDKAEKERLERAAALAAAQARLAEAEGRRESQEAARGQLIREAALHQEKLLATEEAARTAAERLEQDIGALEAAMKDQELHRLSLALAKELEEGQPCPVCGSEHHPAPAFLQNSLEQQELEMKLQQVRALSRRALEARHLFRGLREQDQVWLEQVFGNEVIEAANHPAAAGSEVRTAEVPPTDVSIPGEKELSELEATFLALKGQSGELRRTAVQWQQSMQEVQQLCLKEAAGVDGERSWVEGITAKAEELSAQLTTMRQNWAQQFPDLAPGEVEQAYRELVAKDAQAEEIRSRLDISVKFLEEKSASVQSLQETITGLDKELAQWITQIEGKEQLQREKDQRLLEWTNGRAAAPLLAACEGRLQELLTALEASKQSHLTAAEKAQHEVKEAAISRQAAESAREHYAAATSHWEQSLASSPFSSAAEVEGAALTPEEREIASSRVRAHRAEEAEVSLQLRNIEEKLDGASLSEEEWQVSQSTLRESKTEDEISLQARARAERDLEDLRHRHIRWMELEAQRIDHASLQDQLSKLQTVLRGNAFVEYIAEEQLMQVCQSASQRLRFLSKQRYALEVDSGGGFVIRDDGNGGVRRPVSTLSGGETFLTSLSLALALSAQIQLRGQYPLQFFFLDEGFGTLDPELLDTVITSLERLHNDQLSVGIISHVPELRARLPRKLVVVPAEQGGGGSRILLEKM
- a CDS encoding exonuclease SbcCD subunit D, yielding MRILHTGDWHLGRTLEGRSRQKEQEQFIDELVEIADFHKVDLIMMAGDVYDSVNPPAASEQLFYEAAARLTSGGRPLVVIAGNHDQPERVSSVSPLVLRQGITLVGLPTSEPVTIHAARTGEIAKIAALPYPSEARLGELLAGDSGEEELRLAYSARVGKLMQLLGREFTPQTVNLAMSHIYVLGGVESDSERPIQVGGAYTVDPSALACGAQYTALGHLHRAQRVKGEGMIRYSGSPLAYSFSEAGQAKSVTLIDVAPGGEPTFEEIYLRCGRPLVRWSSTGGLQEVYTWLDEGRDASAFIDLEIRLSEAMSMNDIQRLRKSREGIIHIRPIYPQMEMELEQISRSRMPVQELFRKFYQRQTGGAEPEDSLIELFLQLTEEERRQPEEGEEN